From Candidatus Eisenbacteria bacterium, a single genomic window includes:
- a CDS encoding winged helix-turn-helix transcriptional regulator, with the protein MTSVLHPLDALGSPVRREILRRLSSGPLAVHELASRFSVSRPAISRHLRVLQDAGLVEVRSAGTRSLYSVRLKGFESARAYLDDFWGIALRRLEERSRR; encoded by the coding sequence ATGACTTCCGTCCTCCACCCCCTCGATGCGCTCGGCAGCCCGGTTCGCCGCGAGATCCTCAGGCGGCTCAGCAGCGGCCCGCTCGCCGTCCATGAACTCGCCTCGCGGTTTTCCGTGAGTCGGCCGGCCATCTCGCGTCACTTGCGCGTTCTGCAGGACGCGGGACTCGTCGAGGTGCGCAGCGCGGGGACCCGCAGCCTCTACTCGGTTCGGCTCAAGGGATTCGAGTCGGCGCGTGCCTACCTCGACGACTTCTGGGGGATCGCGCTCCGCAGACTCGAGGAACGTTCTCGCCGATGA
- a CDS encoding SRPBCC domain-containing protein: MKTRIAVLTLLVLSLSGCSTVRLLREPGTLPVTGRAERTRSSRALDYSVAIRIAATPEVVWQVLTEAPQYTRWNSTVVSLGGTIAEGSRLKLVSRVAPKRAFNLKVSTFDAPHRMVWEDGNSMFLGVRTFTLEASADSTTFAMSETFSGGMLRMIAGRLPDFTHDFEAFASDVKREAESRSAAPAY, translated from the coding sequence ATGAAGACGCGTATCGCCGTGCTCACGCTACTCGTGCTGTCTCTCTCCGGCTGTTCGACGGTCCGACTGCTTCGTGAACCAGGCACGCTCCCCGTCACGGGTCGGGCCGAGCGGACACGGTCGAGTCGGGCGCTCGACTACAGCGTCGCGATCCGAATCGCCGCCACCCCCGAGGTTGTCTGGCAGGTGCTCACCGAGGCGCCGCAGTACACCCGATGGAATAGCACCGTCGTGAGCCTTGGCGGCACGATTGCCGAAGGTTCGCGGCTGAAACTGGTCTCGAGGGTCGCACCCAAGCGTGCGTTCAATCTGAAGGTCAGCACGTTTGACGCCCCTCACCGCATGGTGTGGGAGGACGGCAATTCGATGTTTCTTGGCGTGCGGACGTTCACCCTCGAGGCGTCGGCGGATTCGACGACCTTCGCCATGTCAGAGACGTTTTCAGGCGGCATGCTCAGAATGATCGCCGGCCGGTTGCCTGACTTCACGCACGATTTCGAAGCGTTCGCGAGCGACGTCAAACGAGAAGCCGAGAGCCGTTCCGCAGCTCCGGCGTACTGA